A window of the Candidatus Nitrosotalea okcheonensis genome harbors these coding sequences:
- a CDS encoding winged helix-turn-helix transcriptional regulator gives MRRNLIMPFRLDDVDIAVLESLLKDGRKSFRQISREIGASTPTVKQRYEKLVSMGLIKAVMPIVDMDMIENKESEKLDQIRHETIKHHSVKISKTMMIKMVCDYCKGPIHEKPHMLKFANLERFFCCTSCKSLYKEKYKGRIDSLENKNNF, from the coding sequence ATGAGACGTAATCTAATCATGCCATTTAGGTTGGACGATGTCGACATTGCGGTATTGGAATCTCTGTTAAAAGACGGAAGAAAGTCCTTCAGGCAGATCTCAAGGGAGATAGGTGCAAGCACCCCTACTGTGAAGCAGCGATACGAGAAACTGGTCAGCATGGGCCTAATCAAGGCGGTAATGCCAATCGTAGACATGGACATGATTGAGAACAAAGAAAGTGAGAAGCTTGATCAGATAAGGCACGAAACAATCAAGCATCACAGCGTCAAGATCAGCAAGACCATGATGATAAAGATGGTCTGCGATTATTGCAAGGGTCCGATACACGAGAAACCACACATGTTGAAATTTGCAAACCTTGAAAGATTTTTCTGCTGTACATCGTGCAAGTCATTATACAAGGAAAAATACAAAGGAAGAATAGATTCGCTTGAGAATAAAAACAATTTCTAG